Proteins found in one Brachypodium distachyon strain Bd21 chromosome 5, Brachypodium_distachyon_v3.0, whole genome shotgun sequence genomic segment:
- the LOC100822601 gene encoding cysteine proteinase inhibitor 10 gives MASSTAAISLLLLLLLLAAATADPARGVVGGRTDIKNVGRNTFVQSLGRFAVAEHNRLVRGVGPATAQLKFVAVEAAQKQIVSGVKYYLKVIARARAAGNAPFDAVVVVKSGLKKKKTKELLSFTPSPK, from the coding sequence ATGGCCAGCTCCACCGCAGCCAtttccctcctcctcctcctcctccttctggcCGCCGCTACCGCCGATCCCGCTAGAGGCGTGGTGGGCGGCCGGACGGACATCAAGAACGTGGGCAGGAACACATTCGTGCAGTCCCTGGGCCGGTTCGCGGTGGCCGAGCACAACCGCCTCGTCCGCGGGGTCGGCCCGGCCACAGCCCAGCTCAAgttcgtcgccgtggaggcggCGCAGAAGCAGATCGTCTCCGGGGTGAAGTACTACCTCAAGGTCATCGCCAGGGCCCGCGCTGCAGGCAACGCGCCGTTCGACGCCGTGGTGGTCGTCAAGTCGGggctcaagaagaagaagacaaaggaACTCCTCTCCTTCACGCCTTCTCCCAAATAA